The following proteins come from a genomic window of Streptomyces liliiviolaceus:
- a CDS encoding peptidoglycan-binding domain-containing protein: MSYRTSRNKPRALAALGALAAVLTCGVTVSPAASAAAIYPTCNKTKSVSVASGHSVTVPAYGSANTLTCKLTLDQDKSNPAVKALQRSLKSCEGYVWLDVDGFYGPQTFLAVDALQGSYGLSRDGIYGPNTRDSMKHYSPTLGCARL; this comes from the coding sequence ATGTCCTACCGTACGTCCCGCAACAAGCCGCGCGCCCTTGCCGCTCTGGGTGCCCTGGCTGCCGTACTCACCTGCGGTGTCACTGTCTCCCCCGCCGCGAGCGCGGCCGCCATCTACCCGACCTGCAACAAGACCAAGTCCGTCTCCGTCGCCTCGGGTCACTCCGTCACTGTTCCCGCCTACGGCAGCGCGAATACGCTGACCTGCAAACTGACTCTCGACCAGGACAAGTCGAACCCGGCCGTGAAGGCGCTGCAGCGGAGCCTGAAGAGTTGCGAGGGCTACGTCTGGCTTGACGTGGATGGTTTCTACGGCCCGCAGACGTTCCTCGCCGTTGACGCCCTCCAGGGGAGCTATGGGCTCTCCAGGGACGGCATCTACGGCCCGAACACCCGGGACAGCATGAAGCACTACAGTCCTACGCTGGGCTGCGCCCGCCTCTGA
- a CDS encoding peptidoglycan-binding domain-containing protein, which produces MRRTGRSRALLATGTLLGALMGVATAAVPAHAADGVCTGAASVQAGSTGRYFLYPINVADNTIYCYLQSGHTGPGVRALQKNMNNCYGKKLELDSVFGADTRSALRDVQNRIGAVVDGVYGRETLAKMQWARYGNETGAKYDCV; this is translated from the coding sequence ATGCGCAGGACAGGCAGGAGCAGGGCACTTCTGGCGACCGGGACCTTGCTGGGGGCCCTGATGGGAGTGGCGACCGCCGCCGTCCCGGCCCATGCCGCGGACGGAGTGTGCACGGGAGCGGCATCGGTGCAGGCCGGCTCGACGGGCCGGTACTTCCTGTACCCGATCAACGTCGCCGACAACACCATCTACTGCTACCTGCAGTCCGGGCACACCGGTCCGGGAGTCAGGGCCCTGCAGAAGAACATGAACAACTGTTACGGCAAGAAGCTCGAACTCGACAGCGTCTTCGGGGCGGACACCAGGAGCGCTCTGCGTGACGTCCAGAACAGGATCGGTGCGGTGGTCGACGGCGTCTACGGCCGGGAGACCCTGGCCAAGATGCAGTGGGCCCGCTACGGCAACGAAACCGGCGCCAAGTACGACTGCGTCTGA
- a CDS encoding DNA polymerase Y family protein — protein sequence MAAAKDQVRTSSVMHVRCPERLPEEVFRQVLEQCAELSPTVQALPPSAALVELKGALRYHGTDARRLGEVLRVRTLSRLGVDVRVGIGPTVTVAATASAQLDAPGGVLAVERDQVLDWLGPLPVEALHGIGPKQAAALREYGVHCVGLLAAVPPATVQRLLGGRAGRLAVDRARGIDPCPVTPRALPASTSVRHTFAQHTLDGAVVRGALLELVVRLGLQLRDRGQVARGLTLALRFAGGTAWEKTRRLPEASAHEDDLRTMAYRLIDAAGLQRGRLTGLVLKGEDLVDADQVAEQVSLDGAREDRLVAEAVSDRIRRKFGPGAIGPAATFRRAS from the coding sequence ATGGCGGCAGCGAAAGACCAGGTACGGACATCGAGCGTGATGCATGTGCGCTGTCCGGAACGGCTGCCGGAGGAGGTGTTCCGGCAGGTCCTGGAGCAGTGCGCGGAACTCTCTCCGACCGTTCAGGCCCTCCCGCCGTCGGCCGCCCTGGTGGAGCTGAAGGGCGCCCTGCGGTATCACGGCACGGACGCCCGGCGCCTGGGCGAGGTGCTGCGGGTGCGCACACTGTCCCGGCTGGGCGTGGACGTGCGGGTGGGCATCGGACCCACCGTCACGGTCGCGGCCACCGCCTCCGCGCAGCTCGACGCACCCGGGGGAGTCCTCGCCGTGGAGCGGGACCAGGTCCTCGACTGGCTCGGGCCGCTGCCGGTGGAGGCCCTGCACGGCATCGGTCCGAAGCAGGCGGCGGCGCTGCGCGAGTACGGCGTGCACTGCGTCGGCCTGCTCGCAGCCGTCCCACCGGCCACCGTGCAGCGCCTGCTGGGCGGCAGAGCCGGACGGCTGGCTGTGGACCGGGCCCGCGGTATCGACCCCTGCCCCGTCACCCCGCGCGCGCTGCCCGCCTCCACGAGCGTGCGGCACACCTTCGCCCAGCACACCCTGGACGGCGCCGTCGTCCGCGGCGCCCTGCTCGAACTGGTCGTCCGGCTCGGACTCCAACTGCGCGACCGCGGTCAGGTGGCACGCGGCCTCACCCTCGCGCTGCGGTTCGCCGGCGGTACCGCGTGGGAGAAGACGCGCCGCCTGCCGGAGGCCTCCGCGCACGAGGACGACCTGCGCACGATGGCGTACCGGCTCATCGACGCCGCGGGCCTGCAGCGCGGCCGGCTGACCGGGCTCGTCCTCAAGGGGGAGGACCTGGTCGACGCCGACCAGGTCGCCGAGCAGGTCAGCCTGGACGGGGCGCGCGAGGACCGGCTGGTCGCGGAAGCGGTCAGCGATCGCATCCGCAGGAAGTTCGGACCCGGCGCGATCGGCCCGGCCGCCACCTTCCGCCGCGCCTCCTGA
- a CDS encoding STM4015 family protein, with the protein MSFYDRMQELYGLPAFTFPAQETPTPLPEPDTVAWLITGQPDAVVWRSTVGEPLAEEEGWEEVFERFCAEVDTTRVRALIVGCWNDPLDMDPSEAMEALLAARDRLPALRSLFLGDIVAEECEISMISQTDVTPLLTGFPALEDFGVRAGESTSMGDVQRLEFPALRHDALRRLTVQSGGLPADVVRGVGASELPALEHLDLWLGVSEYGGDCTVEDLEPILYGDRLPRLRHLALRNSEIQDEIAAAIASAPVTARLEVLDLSMGTLSDDGAAALLGGQPLTHLKKLDLHHNFLSEPLRQRIRDTLEPAGVEVDLDRGDAKPDGDGGTVERYVSVAE; encoded by the coding sequence ATGAGTTTCTATGACCGGATGCAGGAGCTGTACGGGCTCCCCGCCTTCACGTTTCCCGCGCAGGAGACGCCGACGCCCCTGCCCGAACCCGACACCGTGGCCTGGCTGATCACCGGCCAGCCCGACGCCGTGGTCTGGCGGAGCACCGTGGGGGAGCCCTTAGCCGAGGAGGAGGGCTGGGAGGAGGTCTTCGAGCGCTTCTGCGCAGAGGTCGACACCACTCGGGTCCGTGCCCTCATCGTCGGCTGTTGGAACGACCCCCTCGACATGGATCCCTCTGAGGCCATGGAAGCACTGTTGGCCGCGCGTGACCGGCTGCCTGCCCTGCGGTCGCTGTTCCTCGGGGACATCGTGGCCGAGGAGTGCGAGATCTCCATGATCAGCCAGACCGATGTGACACCGCTGCTGACCGGCTTTCCCGCGCTGGAGGATTTCGGCGTGCGGGCGGGAGAGAGCACATCCATGGGAGACGTACAGCGATTGGAGTTCCCCGCCCTGCGCCACGACGCGCTGCGCAGGCTGACCGTGCAGAGCGGAGGCCTGCCCGCGGATGTCGTCCGCGGGGTCGGGGCCAGCGAACTGCCCGCGCTGGAGCACCTCGACCTGTGGCTGGGTGTCTCCGAGTACGGAGGTGACTGCACGGTCGAGGACCTGGAGCCGATCCTGTACGGCGACCGGTTGCCCCGCCTGCGTCACCTGGCCCTGCGCAACAGCGAGATCCAGGACGAGATCGCCGCCGCCATCGCCTCCGCCCCGGTCACCGCCCGGCTCGAAGTACTCGACCTGTCCATGGGCACGCTGAGCGACGACGGCGCCGCCGCGCTCCTCGGAGGCCAGCCACTCACCCACCTCAAGAAGCTGGACCTGCACCACAACTTCCTGAGCGAGCCCCTGCGGCAACGGATACGCGACACGCTCGAACCCGCGGGCGTGGAGGTGGACCTCGACCGGGGCGACGCCAAGCCGGACGGCGACGGCGGCACCGTTGAGCGCTACGTCTCCGTGGCGGAGTGA
- the ku gene encoding non-homologous end joining protein Ku — MPRTVWSGAISFGLVTVPIHVVSATENHAIRFHQYHLEDMSRVRVRKICEIEDREVSQDEIGKAYEISKDTLVPISDEELREIPLPTAKAIEIAAFVPAASIDPLQVGDGYYLQADGPVAAKPYKLLRMALERSAKVAIAKYAWSGRERLGLLRVRDDAIVLHAMRWPDEIRSPKELSPGAVEVSDDEIEGAQVLIDHMTRDDLSGSEFEDHYTDALAEVIKAKREGHAPPEAPAPEAPDGKVVDLMAALEASVKKARDSRGEGDADVHELRPKKKTAAKKTAKKTAAKKSTTTKTAAKKAAKKTAAKPKRSA, encoded by the coding sequence GTGCCCCGAACTGTCTGGTCAGGTGCCATCTCGTTCGGCCTGGTGACCGTGCCCATCCACGTGGTGTCCGCGACCGAGAACCACGCGATCCGCTTCCACCAGTACCACCTCGAAGACATGAGCCGCGTACGCGTCCGCAAGATCTGTGAGATCGAGGACCGCGAGGTCTCCCAGGACGAGATCGGCAAGGCGTACGAGATCAGCAAGGACACCCTCGTCCCGATATCCGACGAGGAGCTGCGGGAGATCCCGCTGCCCACCGCGAAGGCCATCGAGATCGCCGCGTTCGTCCCCGCCGCCTCGATCGACCCCCTGCAGGTGGGCGACGGCTACTACCTCCAGGCCGACGGCCCGGTCGCCGCCAAGCCGTACAAGCTGCTGCGGATGGCGCTGGAACGCAGCGCCAAGGTCGCCATCGCCAAATACGCGTGGAGCGGCCGCGAACGCCTCGGGCTGCTGCGGGTGCGCGATGACGCGATCGTGCTGCACGCCATGCGCTGGCCCGACGAGATCCGCTCCCCCAAGGAACTCTCACCCGGCGCCGTGGAGGTGTCGGACGACGAGATCGAGGGCGCACAGGTCCTCATCGACCACATGACCCGCGACGACCTCTCAGGCAGCGAGTTCGAGGACCACTACACCGACGCCCTCGCCGAAGTCATCAAAGCCAAGCGCGAAGGCCACGCCCCTCCCGAAGCACCGGCGCCCGAAGCACCGGACGGGAAGGTCGTCGACCTGATGGCCGCGCTGGAAGCCTCGGTGAAGAAGGCCCGGGACTCCCGCGGCGAGGGCGACGCCGACGTCCACGAACTGCGTCCGAAGAAGAAGACCGCTGCCAAGAAGACGGCGAAGAAGACGGCCGCCAAGAAGTCCACCACGACGAAGACCGCCGCGAAGAAGGCGGCCAAGAAGACGGCTGCGAAGCCGAAACGCAGTGCATGA